A single genomic interval of Musa acuminata AAA Group cultivar baxijiao chromosome BXJ3-4, Cavendish_Baxijiao_AAA, whole genome shotgun sequence harbors:
- the LOC103982072 gene encoding homeobox-leucine zipper protein ROC3 isoform X1: MYGDCQVLSSMVSGNVASPDSLFASPIQNPNLGFMANMPPFNAFSSIIPKEEGLMLIGRGVSKEEEMESGSGSGPLDGVLSCGEEHDNELQQQPPSQQQQQPVAKRKRYHRHTTRQIQEMEALFKECPHPDEKQRMKLSQELSLKPRQVKFWFQNRRTQMKAQQDRADNVVLRAENESLKNENFRLQAAIQNVVCPNCGGPAILGEMSFDEQQLRIENARLKDELERLSCIASRYSGRQQQPLGPAPPILLPSLDLDMGIYSRHFKETPVVSCNDIIPVPQISDQASPFSGMLILDQDKPLVLDLAITAADHLVRMCRTNGPLWIRRDRRTTEVLDLEEHAKNFSWPMDLKQQHGEVRTEASRDSAMVIMNSITLVDAFLDNDKWMGLFPSVVSKATTVQVLSPGVAGHGNGCLHLLHAELQFLSPLVPAREAHFFRYLQHNSEERTWIIVDFPVDGCVDGLQTSLPWYRRRTSGCVIQDMPNGYSKVMWVEHAEVEDKPVHQIFDQFVSTGVAFGATRWVSTLQRQCERLASLMARNIADLGVIPTPEARKNMMKLSQRMMRTFCASVHASGMQSWTALSESSDDTIRVTTRKNTEPGQPNGVILTAVSTTWLPFSHQQVFELLTDEQRRSQLDVLSSGNSLHEVAHIANGSHPRNCVSLLRVNAASNSSHSVELLLQESSTHPSGGSIVVYATIDVDAVQVAMSGEDPSYIPLLPTGFVISPAAPPNAVITSSDGSASTIGCLLTIGMQVLASAVPSAKLNLSSVTAINNHLRNTVQQISAVLGGGAAADPAAMAPEQ; this comes from the exons ATGTATGGAGATTGCCAAGTGCTGTCATCCATGGTGAGTGGTAATGTTGCGTCACCCGATTCACTCTTCGCCTCTCCGATCCAAAACCCTAACCTCGGCTTCATGGCCAACATGCCCCCTTTCAACGCTTTCTCCTCTATCATTCCG AAGGAGGAGGGGCTGATGTTGATTGGGAGGGGAGTGAGCAAAGAAGAGGAGATGGAGAGTGGGTCTGGTAGCGGACCCTTGGACGGAGTGCTTAGCTGCGGCGAGGAACATGATAACGAGTTGCAACAACAACCACcatcgcagcagcagcaacagccggTTGCCAAGAGGAAGCGCTACCACCGCCACACCACCCGACAGATTCAAGAAATGGAAGC GTTGTTTAAGGAATGTCCGCACCCGGACGAGAAGCAGAGGATGAAGCTAAGCCAAGAACTCAGCCTCAAACCTCGGCAGGTCAAGTTCTGGTTCCAGAACCGCCGGACCCAGATGAAG GCGCAACAAGACCGGGCGGACAACGTGGTACTGCGAGCCGAGAACGAGAGCCTGAAGAACGAGAACTTCCGGCTGCAGGCTGCGATTCAGAACGTCGTCTGCCCCAACTGCGGCGGCCCGGCGATCCTCGGCGAGATGTCTTTCGACGAGCAGCAACTGCGCATCGAAAACGCCCGACTCAAGGACGAG CTCGAACGTCTATCCTGCATCGCATCCCGCTATAGTGGCCGGCAACAGCAGCCATTAGGTCCCGCACCGCCTATACTGCTCCCCTCGCTGGATCTCGACATGGGCATCTACTCGAGGCACTTCAAGGAGACGCCAGTGGTGAGTTGCAATGACATAATCCCCGTTCCACAGATCTCCGACCAAGCCTCTCCCTTCTCTGGCATGCTCATCCTGGACCAAGATAAGCCGTTGGTTCTGGACCTAGCAATCACGGCGGCGGATCACTTAGTCAGGATGTGCCGCACGAACGGGCCACTATGGATTAGAAGAGATCGTCGCACCACGGAGGTCTTGGATTTGGAAGAGCATGCAAAAAACTTCTCCTGGCCGATGGACTTGAAACAGCAGCATGGAGAGGTTAGGACCGAGGCTTCCAGGGACAGCGCCATGGTCATTATGAACAGCATTACGTTGGTCGATGCCTTCCTGGATAAC GACAAATGGATGGGGCTGTTTCCTTCCGTCGTCTCGAAGGCTACAACAGTTCAGGTGTTGAGTCCAGGAGTCGCTGGTCATGGCAATGGCTGCTTGCATCTG TTGCACGCAGAGCTGCAATTTCTGTCTCCTCTGGTGCCTGCGCGTGAGGCTCATTTCTTCCGGTACCTCCAACACAATTCAGAAGAACGTACTTGGATCATTGTTGATTTCCCTGTCGATGGTTGCGTCGATGGCCTTCAAACGTCCCTCCCCTGGTATAGAAGGAGGACCTCTGGTTGTGTCATCCAAGATATGCCCAATGGGTATTCCAAG GTGATGTGGGTAGAACATGCAGAGGTGGAGGATAAACCAGTGCATCAGATATTTGATCAATTTGTCAGCACCGGCGTGGCGTTTGGAGCAACACGCTGGGTTTCAACCCTGCAAAGGCAATGTGAGCGGCTTGCAAGCCTTATGGCCAGAAATATTGCCGACCTTGGAG TGATCCCCACCCCGGAGGCAAGAAAGAATATGATGAAGCTGTCACAGAGAATGATGAGAACGTTCTGCGCCAGCGTACACGCCTCCGGAATGCAATCTTGGACAGCTCTTTCTGAATCATCCGATGACACAATCAGGGTGACAACCAGGAAAAATACTGAACCTGGCCAGCCAAATGGTGTTATTCTCACTGCTGTCTCGACAACATGGCTTCCTTTCTCTCATCAACAGGTGTTCGAGCTTTTGACGGACGAGCAAAGGAGGTCTCAG TTGGATGTTCTCTCAAGCGGTAACTCCTTACATGAGGTGGCTCATATCGCCAATGGTTCGCACCCAAGGAACTGCGTCTCGCTTCTGCGTGTTAAT GCGGCAAGCAACTCCTCCCACAGTGTGGAGCTCCTGCTTCAAGAAAGCAGCACTCACCCCTCCGGCGGCAGCATCGTCGTGTACGCTACCATCGACGTCGACGCCGTCCAGGTGGCGATGAGCGGCGAGGACCCGTCCTATATTCCCCTCCTCCCAACTGGCTTCGTCATCTCGCCCGCTGCCCCACCAAACGCCGTCATCACCAGCAGCGATGGTTCGGCCAGTACCATCGGATGCCTGCTCACAATCGGCATGCAGGTTCTGGCCAGCGCAGTCCCATCTGCCAAGCTCAACCTCTCCAGCGTCACCGCCATCAACAACCACCTCCGCAACACCGTGCAACAGATCAGCGCCGTGCTCGGCGGTGGCGCCGCGGCCGATCCGGCTGCTATGGCGCCGGAACAATAG
- the LOC135584459 gene encoding inactive poly [ADP-ribose] polymerase RCD1-like isoform X2 translates to MNRKVLDKSEGVMHNLKRKRESGACFTTFGHGLVANPQIPDLRGCNIKRCTNDFSCSIQSQILNKYCNFTKSGLPGRVLSFEDGEWKDFAENIISLVQEDFRLKKAITEAYFKNQHFLLDFVHMVYIDLKTGLQKPIAWIDADGKCYFPEVCPENYGLNRYHHYGKGKQVHMICDPNGTHEIDARLEISVSAAESSSSGSDDEVMSNVKRIKREENPLCVQGNETVGENEPCPFLPSDISALESWQEKKVRPAGDPRVSAVLDLLLKSLGQVIDAKDILRILKTPAKNDLGMVRFSLFQEQAMVTQKVRGNANVRYAWLSTSKDVVEEVMSKGVLKKPIQKPAFGNGIHLAPANCSNIRASCSDIDENGVVHMMLCRVIMGNMELIPMGSMQHQPSNENFDSGIDDLQNPKRYIIWDLNMHTHIYAEYIVTLNLPTNAKEGLVREASISNVSALTNSYSPHSLFQDKCQPSPVVGNQSTGLLSGRAPKTPTSPWMPFSMLFAAISTKVPPEDMDLVNTHYEDFKKKKISRIDLIKKLRQIVGDKLLVSTIMRLQHTLPPMARHPPPKSWSKELQTKPGNGGSPSLFPGWC, encoded by the exons ATGAACAGAAAGGTATTGGATAAAAGTGAAGGTGTTATGCACAATCTGAAGAGGAAGAGAGAATCTGGTGCATGTTTCACTACTTTTGGCCATGGCCTAGTAGCAAATCCACAAATCCCAGATCTAAGGGGTTGCAACATAAAGCGTTGTACAAATGATTTCAGCTGCAGTATTCAGAGTCAAATTCTCAATAAATATTGCAATTTCACAAAAAGTGGTTTGCCAGGTCGGGTGCTATCTTTCGAGGATGGTGAATGGAAAGATTTTGCTGAGAATATCATCAGTTTGGTCCAGGAAGATTTCCGGCTAAAGAAGGCAATTACTGAAGCATATTTTAAGAATCAGCACTTTTTGTTAGACTTTGTCCACATGGTATACATTGATCTGAAAACAGGTTTACAGAAACCGATCGCTTGGATTGATGCAGATGGGAAATGTTATTTCCCGGAAGTATGTCCTGAAAATTATGGATTAAATAGATACCATCATtatggcaagggcaaacaagttcACATGATTTGTGATCCAAATGGGACACATGAAATTGATGCCCGTTTGGAGATTTCTGTTAGTGCAGCTGAAAGCTCAAGTTCAGGATCTGATGATGAGGTTATGTCCAATGTCAAGAGGATCAAGAGAGAAGAAAATCCTTTATGTGTTCAAGGCAATGAGACTGTTGGAGAAAATGAGCCATGTCCATTTCTCCCTTCAGATATTTCTGCTTTAGAAAGTTGGCAAGAAAAGAAGGTTAGACCTGCTGGTGATCCACGAGTCAGTGCTGTGCTGGACTTGTTACTCAAGAGTTTGGGCCAAGTAATTGATGCAAAGGACATTCTTAGGATCCTTAAAACTCCAGCAAAAAATGACTTAGGTATGGTTCGATTTAGCCTTTTTCAAGAGCAAGCTATGGTCACCCAAAAAGTCCGTGGCAATGCAAATGTTCGTTATGCCTGGCTTAGTACCTCCAAGGACGTTGTGGAAGAGGTGATGTCGAAGGGAGTTTTGAAGAAACCTATACAGAAGCCTGCTTTTGGCAATGGCATTCATCTGGCACCGGCAAATTGTTCAAATATACG TGCAAGCTGTTCTGATATTGACGAAAATGGTGTTGTCCATATGATGTTGTGCCGTGTAATTATGGGGAACATGGAGCTGATTCCGATGGGATCCATGCAGCATCAGCCCAGCAATGAAAATTTTGACAGTGGCATAGATGATCTTCAAAATCCAAAGCGTTATATTATATGGGACTTGAATATGCATACTCATATTTATGCAGAATATATTGTAACTTTAAACTTGCCAACCAATGCTAAAG AAGGTTTGGTCAGGGAAGCCAGTATATCTAATGTATCTGCTTTGACAAATTCTTATTCACCTCACAGTTTATTTCAG GATAAGTGTCAGCCATCTCCAGTTGTGGGAAATCAATCTACAGGTTTATTGTCAGGCCGAGCTCCAAAAACTCCAACTTCGCCATGGATGCCATTCTCAATGTTGTTTGCTGCAATTTCAACTAAAGTACCTCCTGAAGACATGGATTTAGTTAATACTCATTATGAAGATTTTAAG aagaagaagataagCAGGATTGACCTGATTAAAAAGTTACGCCAGATAGTTGGTGATAAATTGTTGGTTTCTACAATAATGAGGCTGCAACACACG TTACCACCAATGGCCAGACATCCACCTCCAAAATCCTGGTCCAAGGAGCTGCAAACCAAGCCTGGAAATGGTGGAAGCCCCTCCTTGTTTCCAGGTTGGTGTTAG
- the LOC135584459 gene encoding inactive poly [ADP-ribose] polymerase RCD1-like isoform X1: protein MNRKVLDKSEGVMHNLKRKRESGACFTTFGHGLVANPQIPDLRGCNIKRCTNDFSCSIQSQILNKYCNFTKSGLPGRVLSFEDGEWKDFAENIISLVQEDFRLKKAITEAYFKNQHFLLDFVHMVYIDLKTGLQKPIAWIDADGKCYFPEVCPENYGLNRYHHYGKGKQVHMICDPNGTHEIDARLEISVSAAESSSSGSDDEVMSNVKRIKREENPLCVQGNETVGENEPCPFLPSDISALESWQEKKVRPAGDPRVSAVLDLLLKSLGQVIDAKDILRILKTPAKNDLGMVRFSLFQEQAMVTQKVRGNANVRYAWLSTSKDVVEEVMSKGVLKKPIQKPAFGNGIHLAPANCSNIRASCSDIDENGVVHMMLCRVIMGNMELIPMGSMQHQPSNENFDSGIDDLQNPKRYIIWDLNMHTHIYAEYIVTLNLPTNAKEGLVREASISNVSALTNSYSPHSLFQDKCQPSPVVGNQSTGLLSGRAPKTPTSPWMPFSMLFAAISTKVPPEDMDLVNTHYEDFKKKKISRIDLIKKLRQIVGDKLLVSTIMRLQHTVRFHSFDCYHQWPDIHLQNPGPRSCKPSLEMVEAPPCFQVGVS from the exons ATGAACAGAAAGGTATTGGATAAAAGTGAAGGTGTTATGCACAATCTGAAGAGGAAGAGAGAATCTGGTGCATGTTTCACTACTTTTGGCCATGGCCTAGTAGCAAATCCACAAATCCCAGATCTAAGGGGTTGCAACATAAAGCGTTGTACAAATGATTTCAGCTGCAGTATTCAGAGTCAAATTCTCAATAAATATTGCAATTTCACAAAAAGTGGTTTGCCAGGTCGGGTGCTATCTTTCGAGGATGGTGAATGGAAAGATTTTGCTGAGAATATCATCAGTTTGGTCCAGGAAGATTTCCGGCTAAAGAAGGCAATTACTGAAGCATATTTTAAGAATCAGCACTTTTTGTTAGACTTTGTCCACATGGTATACATTGATCTGAAAACAGGTTTACAGAAACCGATCGCTTGGATTGATGCAGATGGGAAATGTTATTTCCCGGAAGTATGTCCTGAAAATTATGGATTAAATAGATACCATCATtatggcaagggcaaacaagttcACATGATTTGTGATCCAAATGGGACACATGAAATTGATGCCCGTTTGGAGATTTCTGTTAGTGCAGCTGAAAGCTCAAGTTCAGGATCTGATGATGAGGTTATGTCCAATGTCAAGAGGATCAAGAGAGAAGAAAATCCTTTATGTGTTCAAGGCAATGAGACTGTTGGAGAAAATGAGCCATGTCCATTTCTCCCTTCAGATATTTCTGCTTTAGAAAGTTGGCAAGAAAAGAAGGTTAGACCTGCTGGTGATCCACGAGTCAGTGCTGTGCTGGACTTGTTACTCAAGAGTTTGGGCCAAGTAATTGATGCAAAGGACATTCTTAGGATCCTTAAAACTCCAGCAAAAAATGACTTAGGTATGGTTCGATTTAGCCTTTTTCAAGAGCAAGCTATGGTCACCCAAAAAGTCCGTGGCAATGCAAATGTTCGTTATGCCTGGCTTAGTACCTCCAAGGACGTTGTGGAAGAGGTGATGTCGAAGGGAGTTTTGAAGAAACCTATACAGAAGCCTGCTTTTGGCAATGGCATTCATCTGGCACCGGCAAATTGTTCAAATATACG TGCAAGCTGTTCTGATATTGACGAAAATGGTGTTGTCCATATGATGTTGTGCCGTGTAATTATGGGGAACATGGAGCTGATTCCGATGGGATCCATGCAGCATCAGCCCAGCAATGAAAATTTTGACAGTGGCATAGATGATCTTCAAAATCCAAAGCGTTATATTATATGGGACTTGAATATGCATACTCATATTTATGCAGAATATATTGTAACTTTAAACTTGCCAACCAATGCTAAAG AAGGTTTGGTCAGGGAAGCCAGTATATCTAATGTATCTGCTTTGACAAATTCTTATTCACCTCACAGTTTATTTCAG GATAAGTGTCAGCCATCTCCAGTTGTGGGAAATCAATCTACAGGTTTATTGTCAGGCCGAGCTCCAAAAACTCCAACTTCGCCATGGATGCCATTCTCAATGTTGTTTGCTGCAATTTCAACTAAAGTACCTCCTGAAGACATGGATTTAGTTAATACTCATTATGAAGATTTTAAG aagaagaagataagCAGGATTGACCTGATTAAAAAGTTACGCCAGATAGTTGGTGATAAATTGTTGGTTTCTACAATAATGAGGCTGCAACACACGGTTCGTTTTCACAGTTTTGATTG TTACCACCAATGGCCAGACATCCACCTCCAAAATCCTGGTCCAAGGAGCTGCAAACCAAGCCTGGAAATGGTGGAAGCCCCTCCTTGTTTCCAGGTTGGTGTTAGTTAG
- the LOC135636399 gene encoding cellulose synthase-like protein D3, with translation MTRLTQDEGPAKDCYNVGIYPFTSIFLIGYCFLPALSLLSGQFIVQTLSVAYLIHLLVITLILCLLAMLDIRWSGISLEDWWRNEQFWLNGGTSAHLAAVIQGLLKVIAGIEISFTLTSKSAADDGDADLYVVKWTSLKIPPLTIIMVNPIAIAVGVSRTMDDVIPQWSKLLAGLFFSFWVLAHLYPFAKGLMGRTPTIVYLWSGFIVITISLLRVVISPPSANSQIGGSYTFP, from the exons ATGACAAGATTAACGCAG GATGAAGGTCCTGCAAAGGATTGCTACAACGTCGGCATATATCCATTCACCTCCATCTTCCTCATCGGATACTGCTTCCTACCGGCACTCTCGCTGTTATCCGGGCAGTTCATCGTGCAGACTCTCAGCGTGGCCTACCTCATCCACCTGCTCGTCATCACCCTGATACTGTGTCTGCTGGCCATGCTCGACATCCGGTGGTCTGGAATCTCGCTCGAAGATTGGTGGCGCAACGAGCAGTTCTGGCTCAATGGCGGTACCAGCGCTCACCTTGCAGCCGTGATTCAAGGGTTGCTGAAGGTGATCGCCGGCATAGAGATCTCATTCACGCTCACCTCAAAGTCAGCTGCCGACGATGGAGACGCTGACCTCTACGTGGTGAAGTGGACGTCGCTGAAGATACCTCCGCTCACCATAATAATGGTGAACCCGATCGCCATCGCGGTCGGGGTGAGCCGGACAATGGACGACGTGATCCCTCAGTGGAGCAAGCTGTTGGCAGGGTTGTTCTTCAGCTTCTGGGTGCTTGCTCATCTCTATCCGTTTGCAAAGGGACTAATGGGGAGGACACCGACGATCGTTTACCTGTGGTCGGGGTTCATCGTCATCACTATCTCACTGCTGCGGGTGGTCATCAGTCCTCCGTCGGCGAACTCGCAGATCGGCGGATCATACACGTTCCCTTGA
- the LOC103982072 gene encoding homeobox-leucine zipper protein ROC3 isoform X2, with product MYGDCQVLSSMVSGNVASPDSLFASPIQNPNLGFMANMPPFNAFSSIIPEEGLMLIGRGVSKEEEMESGSGSGPLDGVLSCGEEHDNELQQQPPSQQQQQPVAKRKRYHRHTTRQIQEMEALFKECPHPDEKQRMKLSQELSLKPRQVKFWFQNRRTQMKAQQDRADNVVLRAENESLKNENFRLQAAIQNVVCPNCGGPAILGEMSFDEQQLRIENARLKDELERLSCIASRYSGRQQQPLGPAPPILLPSLDLDMGIYSRHFKETPVVSCNDIIPVPQISDQASPFSGMLILDQDKPLVLDLAITAADHLVRMCRTNGPLWIRRDRRTTEVLDLEEHAKNFSWPMDLKQQHGEVRTEASRDSAMVIMNSITLVDAFLDNDKWMGLFPSVVSKATTVQVLSPGVAGHGNGCLHLLHAELQFLSPLVPAREAHFFRYLQHNSEERTWIIVDFPVDGCVDGLQTSLPWYRRRTSGCVIQDMPNGYSKVMWVEHAEVEDKPVHQIFDQFVSTGVAFGATRWVSTLQRQCERLASLMARNIADLGVIPTPEARKNMMKLSQRMMRTFCASVHASGMQSWTALSESSDDTIRVTTRKNTEPGQPNGVILTAVSTTWLPFSHQQVFELLTDEQRRSQLDVLSSGNSLHEVAHIANGSHPRNCVSLLRVNAASNSSHSVELLLQESSTHPSGGSIVVYATIDVDAVQVAMSGEDPSYIPLLPTGFVISPAAPPNAVITSSDGSASTIGCLLTIGMQVLASAVPSAKLNLSSVTAINNHLRNTVQQISAVLGGGAAADPAAMAPEQ from the exons ATGTATGGAGATTGCCAAGTGCTGTCATCCATGGTGAGTGGTAATGTTGCGTCACCCGATTCACTCTTCGCCTCTCCGATCCAAAACCCTAACCTCGGCTTCATGGCCAACATGCCCCCTTTCAACGCTTTCTCCTCTATCATTCCG GAGGAGGGGCTGATGTTGATTGGGAGGGGAGTGAGCAAAGAAGAGGAGATGGAGAGTGGGTCTGGTAGCGGACCCTTGGACGGAGTGCTTAGCTGCGGCGAGGAACATGATAACGAGTTGCAACAACAACCACcatcgcagcagcagcaacagccggTTGCCAAGAGGAAGCGCTACCACCGCCACACCACCCGACAGATTCAAGAAATGGAAGC GTTGTTTAAGGAATGTCCGCACCCGGACGAGAAGCAGAGGATGAAGCTAAGCCAAGAACTCAGCCTCAAACCTCGGCAGGTCAAGTTCTGGTTCCAGAACCGCCGGACCCAGATGAAG GCGCAACAAGACCGGGCGGACAACGTGGTACTGCGAGCCGAGAACGAGAGCCTGAAGAACGAGAACTTCCGGCTGCAGGCTGCGATTCAGAACGTCGTCTGCCCCAACTGCGGCGGCCCGGCGATCCTCGGCGAGATGTCTTTCGACGAGCAGCAACTGCGCATCGAAAACGCCCGACTCAAGGACGAG CTCGAACGTCTATCCTGCATCGCATCCCGCTATAGTGGCCGGCAACAGCAGCCATTAGGTCCCGCACCGCCTATACTGCTCCCCTCGCTGGATCTCGACATGGGCATCTACTCGAGGCACTTCAAGGAGACGCCAGTGGTGAGTTGCAATGACATAATCCCCGTTCCACAGATCTCCGACCAAGCCTCTCCCTTCTCTGGCATGCTCATCCTGGACCAAGATAAGCCGTTGGTTCTGGACCTAGCAATCACGGCGGCGGATCACTTAGTCAGGATGTGCCGCACGAACGGGCCACTATGGATTAGAAGAGATCGTCGCACCACGGAGGTCTTGGATTTGGAAGAGCATGCAAAAAACTTCTCCTGGCCGATGGACTTGAAACAGCAGCATGGAGAGGTTAGGACCGAGGCTTCCAGGGACAGCGCCATGGTCATTATGAACAGCATTACGTTGGTCGATGCCTTCCTGGATAAC GACAAATGGATGGGGCTGTTTCCTTCCGTCGTCTCGAAGGCTACAACAGTTCAGGTGTTGAGTCCAGGAGTCGCTGGTCATGGCAATGGCTGCTTGCATCTG TTGCACGCAGAGCTGCAATTTCTGTCTCCTCTGGTGCCTGCGCGTGAGGCTCATTTCTTCCGGTACCTCCAACACAATTCAGAAGAACGTACTTGGATCATTGTTGATTTCCCTGTCGATGGTTGCGTCGATGGCCTTCAAACGTCCCTCCCCTGGTATAGAAGGAGGACCTCTGGTTGTGTCATCCAAGATATGCCCAATGGGTATTCCAAG GTGATGTGGGTAGAACATGCAGAGGTGGAGGATAAACCAGTGCATCAGATATTTGATCAATTTGTCAGCACCGGCGTGGCGTTTGGAGCAACACGCTGGGTTTCAACCCTGCAAAGGCAATGTGAGCGGCTTGCAAGCCTTATGGCCAGAAATATTGCCGACCTTGGAG TGATCCCCACCCCGGAGGCAAGAAAGAATATGATGAAGCTGTCACAGAGAATGATGAGAACGTTCTGCGCCAGCGTACACGCCTCCGGAATGCAATCTTGGACAGCTCTTTCTGAATCATCCGATGACACAATCAGGGTGACAACCAGGAAAAATACTGAACCTGGCCAGCCAAATGGTGTTATTCTCACTGCTGTCTCGACAACATGGCTTCCTTTCTCTCATCAACAGGTGTTCGAGCTTTTGACGGACGAGCAAAGGAGGTCTCAG TTGGATGTTCTCTCAAGCGGTAACTCCTTACATGAGGTGGCTCATATCGCCAATGGTTCGCACCCAAGGAACTGCGTCTCGCTTCTGCGTGTTAAT GCGGCAAGCAACTCCTCCCACAGTGTGGAGCTCCTGCTTCAAGAAAGCAGCACTCACCCCTCCGGCGGCAGCATCGTCGTGTACGCTACCATCGACGTCGACGCCGTCCAGGTGGCGATGAGCGGCGAGGACCCGTCCTATATTCCCCTCCTCCCAACTGGCTTCGTCATCTCGCCCGCTGCCCCACCAAACGCCGTCATCACCAGCAGCGATGGTTCGGCCAGTACCATCGGATGCCTGCTCACAATCGGCATGCAGGTTCTGGCCAGCGCAGTCCCATCTGCCAAGCTCAACCTCTCCAGCGTCACCGCCATCAACAACCACCTCCGCAACACCGTGCAACAGATCAGCGCCGTGCTCGGCGGTGGCGCCGCGGCCGATCCGGCTGCTATGGCGCCGGAACAATAG